In Sardina pilchardus chromosome 10, fSarPil1.1, whole genome shotgun sequence, one genomic interval encodes:
- the dbx1b gene encoding homeobox protein DBX1-B, which yields MMFPSVLAPPAMYPNLLRPVTALTLPPSLQSAFSTHSSFLVEDLLRISRPASYMHRTIPSPSASPPATGTTTSVADHISICMSKRTASPQTSLPNSDPNYLKFGVNAILAPSRNASSPPPVTDMHVKSIPFSYFDGSFQPFIRASYFPASSAVVPIPGTFSWPLAARGKPRRGMLRRAVFSDVQRKALEKMFQKQKYISKPDRKKLASKLGLKDSQVKIWFQNRRMKWRNSKERELLSSGGCREQTLPTKMNPNPDLSDVGTGNKTCEDELEAFRGESPRLTYCHSHQTHQHFNSTESNPMSPTSSSKHSDFSETEDEEITVS from the exons ATGATGTTCCCAAGTGTTCTTGCGCCACCCGCGATGTATCCGAATCTTTTGCGGCCCGTTACCGCGCTGACTTTGCCACCGTCTTTGCAGTCCGCGTTCAGCACTCACTCTAGCTTTCTGGTGGAGGACCTGTTGAGGATCAGCCGGCCAGCCAGTTATATGCACAGGACAATTCCTTCCCCGAGTGCCTCTCCCCCTGCAACGGGAACCACGACATCTGTGGCGGACCACATCTCCATCTGCATGTCTAAAAGAACTGCCTCGCCACAAACCTCCTTACCCAACAGCGACCCCAACTACTTGAAGTTTGGGGTGAATGCCATCTTAGCCCCATCACGCAACG CATCATCACCACCCCCGGTGACAGACATGCACGTGAAGAGCATTCCTTTCTCATATTTTGATGGGTCGTTTCAACCGTTTATCAGAGCATCATACTTCCCAG CATCATCTGCAGTGGTACCTATCCCTGGGACATTCTCATGGCCCCTTGCAGCAAGAGGGAAACCGAGGCGGGGAATGCTGCGGCGGGCTGTGTTCTCCGATGTTCAACGGAAAGCTCTAGAAAAGATGTTTCAAAAACAGAAATATATCAGCAAACCTGACAGAAAGAAGCTCGCTTCAAAACTCGGACTGAAGGACTCCCAG GTGAAAATATGGTTCCAGAACCGACGAATGAAATGGCGCAACTCCAAAGAGCGCGAACTTCTGTCGTCTGGAGGATGCAGAGAGCAAACGCTGCCGACAAAAATGAATCCAAACCCAGACCTCAGTGACGTGGGAACAGGGAACAAAACCTGCGAGGATGAACTAGAGGCCTTCAGAGGCGAATCACCACGTCTAACGTACTGTCACTCACATCAGACGCACCAACATTTCAACAGCACTGAATCCAACCCAATGTCACCGACCAGCTCAAGCAAACATTCAGACTTTTCAGAAACTGAAGATGAGGAAATAACAGTGTCTTAA